GTCACCCGTGATCATGACCGTGCGGATGCCCATCGCGCGCAGCTCCTCGAAGCGCTCGCGCAGGCCGTCCTTGACGATGTCCTTGAGGTGCACGACCCCGAGCACGCGGCCGGGGGCACCGGGTGTCGTCACCGCGACCACGAGCGGGGTGCCGCCGCTCTCGGCCACCGAGTCCGTGCGCTTCGTGAGCTCGACGTCGTCGCCGTCGAGTCCGAGCCAGGCCCGCACCGCCGAGCCGGCACCCTTGCGGATCTGCGTGCCGTCGCTGAGGTCGAGGCCCGACATGCGCGTCTGCGCCGTGAAGGGGATGACCACCGCATCATCCGGTGCTGTCACCTGGATGCCCTGTCCCGCGGCGAGCTCGACGATCGAGGCGCCTTCGGGGGTCGGGTCCGCGAGGGAGGACAGGGCCGCGACGCGGAGGAGCTCGTCCGCATCGGTGCCGGGAAGGGGCAGCACCTCGTGCGCACGACGGTTGCCGTAGGTGATGGTTCCGGTCTTGTCGAGCAGCAGCGTGGTGACATCTCCTGCCGCTTCGACCGCGCGTCCCGACATCGCGAGCACGTTGCGCTGCACCAGGCGGTCCATGCCCGCGATGCCGATCGCCGACAGCAGCGCCCCGATGGTGGTCGGGATCAGGCAGACGAGCAGGGCGATGAGCACCGGGATGCTGACGGGGGATGCAGCGTACGAGGCGATCGGGTTCAGGGCCAGCACCACGACCACGAAGATGATCGACAGGCTCGCGAGCAGGATGTTCAGGGCGATCTCGTTGGGGGTGCGCTGACGACTCGCGCCCTCGACGAGCGCGATCATGCGGTCGACGAAGGTCTCGCCCGGCTTCGAGGTGATGCGCACCACGATGCGGTCGGACAGCACGCGGGTGCCGCCGGTCACGGCGCTGCGGTCGCCGCCGGATTCGCGGATCACCGGGGCGCTCTCGCCCGTGATGGCGGATTCGTCGACCGTGGCGATACCCGCGACGATGTCGCCGTCTCCGGGGATCAGCTCGCCCGCCGTGACGATCACGATGTCGTCGCGCTGCAGCTCGGCGGACGAGACCTGGGCGGTGGCGGTGCGCTCGGCCGCGGCGTCTGCGGCCTTGTCGTAGCCGACCACCCGACGGGCCATCGTGCTGGTGCGGGTCTTGCGCAGGCTCGCGGCCTGGGCCTTTCCGCGGCCCTCGGCGACGGATTCGGCGACGTTCGCGAACAGCACGGTGAGCCACAGCCAGATCGCGATGCCCCAGGTGAAGGGCGCCGGAACCGGGGTGCCGCCCGAGTCGGCCGGGCCGCCCAGGAACGGCTCGGCGATCGCGAGCACCGTGGTGAAGGCGGCGCCGACCCAGACCAGGAGCATGACAGGGTTTCGGACCAGGGCTGCCGGGTTGAGCTTGCGCAGCGCTCCGGGAAGGGCCTGCACGAGCTGCGACCAGCCGAAGGAGCGTGGCGGTTCTGCGGGGGTGGATGCCGGGGCATCCTGCTGTTCGGAGGGAGTGGTGATGAGGGTCATGGTCAGACGAGTCCTTCAGCGAGGGGTCCCAGTGCGAGCACGGGGAAGTAGGTGAGCGCGGTGACGATGATGGTCACGGCGAGGAGCAGGCCGACGAACTGCGGTCGGTGCGTGGGCAGGGTGCCGGATGTGGCAGGGATGCGCTCCTGTGCGGCGAACGAGCCGGCCAGGGCCAGCACGAGCACGATCGGCAGGAAGCGTCCGAGCAGCATCGCGATACCGAGCGCGGTGTTGAACCACGGGGTGTTCGCGGTGAGTCCGGCGAACGCGGAGCCGTTGTTGTTCGACGCCGAGGTGAACGCGTAGAGCACCTCGCTCATGCCGTGCACGCCCGGGTTCAGGATGCTCGTGGACTCCACGTCTTCGCGGATGCCGGGAACGGCGAAGCTCAGCGCGGTGCCGACCAGCACGAGTGTCGGGGTCACCAGGATGTACAGGCTCGCGAGCTTGATCTCCCGCGGACCGATCCGCTTGCCGAGGTACTCCGGGGTGCGGCCGACGAGCAGTCCGCCGACGAACACCGCGATGATCGCGAGCACGAGCATGCCGTACAGGCCCGAGCCGACGCCGCCGGGGGCGACCTCGCCGAGCATCATGTTCAGCATCGGCATCATCCCGCCGAGCGCTGTGTACGAATCGTGCATCGAGTTGACCGCACCCGTCGATGTGAGGGTGCTGGCGCTTCCGAACAGCGTCGAGCCCAGGATGCCGAAGCGCACCTCCTTGCCCTCCATCGCCGCTCCGGCGAGTTCGGGTGCGGTGCCGCGGCCGGCGAGTTCGAGAGCCGAGAGCGTGAAGGTCGACACCAGGAAGATCGTGCCCATCACGGCGGCGATCGCGTAGCCCTGGCGGTGGTCGCCGACCATGCGCCCGAAGGTGCGGGGCAGGGAGAACGGGATCACGAGGATCAGGAGCACCTGCAGCAGGTTCGTGAAGCCGGTCGGGTTCTCGAAGGGATGCGCGGAGTTGGCGTTGAAGAAGCCGCCGCCGTTCGTGCCCAGGAGCTTGATCGCCTCCTGCGAGGCGACCGGACCGCCGGGGATGGTCTGGGTGCCACCGGAGACGGTGGTGATGTCGGTGAAGCCGGCGAAGTTCTGGATCACGCCGCCGGCGAGCAGCGCCACCGCGCCGATCAGGGCGATCGGCAGCAGGATGCGCCCGAGGCCGCGGATCAGGTCGACCCAGAAGTTGCCGATGGTGGTCGAACCGCGACGGGCGAGACCGCGGATCAGCGCGATCGCGATCGTGAGGCCGACTGCTGCCGAGACGAAGTTCTGCACCGTGAGGCCTGCGAGCTGCACGGTGTAGCCCACGGTCTGCTCGGGGGAGTAGGACTGCCAGTTGGTGTTCGCCACGAACGAGGCGGCGGTGTTGAACGACAGGCCCTCCGGCACCGCCGGGAGTCCGAGGGACTGCGGTAGGAACGCCTGCAGCCTCTGCAGGCCGTAGACGAGGAGGACGCCGACCACCGAGAACGCGAGCACGCCGCGGGCGTAGGCACGCCAGGTCTGCTCGGATGAGGAGTCGACGCCGATGAGTCGGTACACGCCGCGCTCGACCCGCAGGTCACGCGCCGAGGTGAAGACATGGGCGATGTAGTCGCCGAGAGGGCGGTAGAGGAGCACGAGCACGACCACGACGGCCGTGAGCTGCAGGATGCCGAACCAGATCGACGCGTCCATCAGAACCTCTCCGGCGCGACGAGCGCGACCACGAGGTAGACGACGGCGGCGACCGCGAGGGCGGCGGCGAGGATCTCGAAGACGATCACAGCCGCTCCACCCCCTTGGCCACCAGGGACACGAGGGCGAACAGCGCAAGAGTCAGCGCGATGTAGATGATGTCGAGCACGGATCCGATACAACTCCCGCACGGCTCCCGTCACGGCGATCCTCACGCTTCCCCTACGCCCTCCGAGCGGATGCATGCGGGTTGCTCACGATCGAGCCCTATGCTCACGGGGTGGGAATCAGAAGGATGAGGATCGGGGCCGGGACGTGGGTCGTCGCCGGACTGGTCGTCATCGCGCTCGTCTGCGTGGTCAGCGGGCTCCTGCCGCGCGCCGATGCCGGGGCTCTCGGCGCACGGATAGCCCCAGTGCTGGGGTTCGTCGTCGCCATCACGATCGTCGCCGAGCTCGCCCGCGACGCGGCGGTCTTCGACGTGGTCTCGCAGCGGCTCGCCCGCTGGGGCCGGGGGCGGGTGCTGGCTCTGTGGGCGCTGGTGGTCGCGCTCGCCGTGGTGAGCACGGTGTTCCTGTCGCTCGACACGACCGCGGTGATCGTCACCCCGGTCGTGGTCGTCCTGGCGCAGAGCATCGGCGTCTCACCCCTCCCGTTCGCGTTGGCGACCGTCTGGCTCGCCAACACGGCATCCCTCGCACTCCCGGTGTCGAACCTCACCAACCTGCTCGCCGCCCCCGCGATCGGCGACGGGCCGGGGGCGTTCATCGCTCTCAGCTGGGCGCCCACGCTGGTCGGCATCCTCGTTCCCGTCGCGATCCTCACGATCATGCATCGGCGTACCGTCTTCGGTGCGTACGAGACGCCGGTGCCGCGCAGACCCGCCGATCCGACGCTGTTCTGGAGCGCCACCGGCATCCTCCTCGTGCTGATGCCACTGCTCGCCCTCACCCATGACGTCTGGATCCCGGCCACGGTCGCCGCCCTCGCGCTGATCGGCCTGTTCGCGGTACGGAGGCGGCGTGCCCTGCGGCTCTCGCTGGTCCCGTGGCAGGCGCTCGCGCTCGCCGCATCACTGTTCGTGCTCGTGGAGGCCGCGCACGCGCAGGGGCTCCTCGACTTCCTGACCTCGCCGACCGCGAACGGCGATTCTGCCGGCGACCTGTTCCGGCTCGCCGCGCTCGGGGCCGTGAGCGCCAACGCGATCAACAATCTTCCGGCTTATCTCGTGCTCGAGCCCGCAGCAGGCGATCCCGTCGCCCTGATGGCGTTGCTGATCGGGGTGAACCTCGGCCCGCTCATCACGCCCTGGGCCTCGCTGGCCACCCTGCTCTGGCACCACCGGGTCGTGGCGCTGGGCGTGACGATCCGATGGAGCCGCTTCATGCTGTGGGGCGTGGTGGCCGCGGTGCCGACCGTGCTCGCCGCCGTGCTCGTGCTGATGCTGGTCTCGGGCTAGCGACGCGGCGGAGTTCGAGCGGGCCTGGTTACGGGGTCGGCGAGGACGAGATGCGCCAGAGGAAGGAGCGGAGGTCCGCGATCTCCGGGGCGCTGAAGCTCGACATGAGAGTCTCCACCGCTTCCTGTCCGAGCTGATTCGCCTCGGCCAGGACCTCGGCTCCGGCCGGCGTGGTGGTGGGGATGCGCACCTTGCGGTTCGAAGGGTGCGCGGTGCGCACGAGGAGGCCGTCGTTCTCGAGGCGGTCGATGATGCCGCCGAGGGTGGTCTTGTCCAGACCGACGATCTGAGCGATCTCCGTCTGGGTGTGTCCTGCTCCGTCTCCTGCGACGGAGAGGACGAGGGTGTCGCGCACATCTCGAAGCCCGACCGAGCGACAGGCTTCATCGAACGTCGCCGTCAGGGCGCGTTCGGACTGACGCAACATCCAGACGAGCGCCGCGCCCTCCGGACCCTCGATGGTCGCGCACGGCGCGATCGAGGGTGTGGAGAGATCGATGTCGGGGAGCACGTCCTCATTGTACTCAGGCATATCAGACCTCTCAGGATTATCTGTTATAAGATGATCTTGGTCCGTGCAAAGTTTCATCCTGCGTCGGGCCGCAGGGTTCCTCCCGTGTGGGGGCCGGAGAAACCCTGCCGACGTGGCAGGGCTCCTCCGGTGTGGGGGCCGGAGGGGTCCTGCCGACG
This DNA window, taken from Microbacterium maritypicum, encodes the following:
- a CDS encoding SLC13 family permease, translating into MRIGAGTWVVAGLVVIALVCVVSGLLPRADAGALGARIAPVLGFVVAITIVAELARDAAVFDVVSQRLARWGRGRVLALWALVVALAVVSTVFLSLDTTAVIVTPVVVVLAQSIGVSPLPFALATVWLANTASLALPVSNLTNLLAAPAIGDGPGAFIALSWAPTLVGILVPVAILTIMHRRTVFGAYETPVPRRPADPTLFWSATGILLVLMPLLALTHDVWIPATVAALALIGLFAVRRRRALRLSLVPWQALALAASLFVLVEAAHAQGLLDFLTSPTANGDSAGDLFRLAALGAVSANAINNLPAYLVLEPAAGDPVALMALLIGVNLGPLITPWASLATLLWHHRVVALGVTIRWSRFMLWGVVAAVPTVLAAVLVLMLVSG
- the kdpA gene encoding potassium-transporting ATPase subunit KdpA, with amino-acid sequence MDASIWFGILQLTAVVVVLVLLYRPLGDYIAHVFTSARDLRVERGVYRLIGVDSSSEQTWRAYARGVLAFSVVGVLLVYGLQRLQAFLPQSLGLPAVPEGLSFNTAASFVANTNWQSYSPEQTVGYTVQLAGLTVQNFVSAAVGLTIAIALIRGLARRGSTTIGNFWVDLIRGLGRILLPIALIGAVALLAGGVIQNFAGFTDITTVSGGTQTIPGGPVASQEAIKLLGTNGGGFFNANSAHPFENPTGFTNLLQVLLILVIPFSLPRTFGRMVGDHRQGYAIAAVMGTIFLVSTFTLSALELAGRGTAPELAGAAMEGKEVRFGILGSTLFGSASTLTSTGAVNSMHDSYTALGGMMPMLNMMLGEVAPGGVGSGLYGMLVLAIIAVFVGGLLVGRTPEYLGKRIGPREIKLASLYILVTPTLVLVGTALSFAVPGIREDVESTSILNPGVHGMSEVLYAFTSASNNNGSAFAGLTANTPWFNTALGIAMLLGRFLPIVLVLALAGSFAAQERIPATSGTLPTHRPQFVGLLLAVTIIVTALTYFPVLALGPLAEGLV
- the kdpB gene encoding potassium-transporting ATPase subunit KdpB; amino-acid sequence: MTLITTPSEQQDAPASTPAEPPRSFGWSQLVQALPGALRKLNPAALVRNPVMLLVWVGAAFTTVLAIAEPFLGGPADSGGTPVPAPFTWGIAIWLWLTVLFANVAESVAEGRGKAQAASLRKTRTSTMARRVVGYDKAADAAAERTATAQVSSAELQRDDIVIVTAGELIPGDGDIVAGIATVDESAITGESAPVIRESGGDRSAVTGGTRVLSDRIVVRITSKPGETFVDRMIALVEGASRQRTPNEIALNILLASLSIIFVVVVLALNPIASYAASPVSIPVLIALLVCLIPTTIGALLSAIGIAGMDRLVQRNVLAMSGRAVEAAGDVTTLLLDKTGTITYGNRRAHEVLPLPGTDADELLRVAALSSLADPTPEGASIVELAAGQGIQVTAPDDAVVIPFTAQTRMSGLDLSDGTQIRKGAGSAVRAWLGLDGDDVELTKRTDSVAESGGTPLVVAVTTPGAPGRVLGVVHLKDIVKDGLRERFEELRAMGIRTVMITGDNPLTAKAIAAEAGVDDFLAEATPEDKLELIRHEQQGGRLVAMTGDGTNDAPALAQADVGVAMNTGTSAAKEAGNMVDLDSDPTKLIDIVRIGKQLLITRGALTTFSLANDIAKYFAIIPAMFMGVFPGLAALNIMQLHSPASAVTSAIIFNAIVIVFLIPLALRGVKYRPASASQILQRNLLIYGLGGVIAPFIGIKLIDLVISLIPGF
- a CDS encoding potassium-transporting ATPase subunit F codes for the protein MIVFEILAAALAVAAVVYLVVALVAPERF
- a CDS encoding MarR family winged helix-turn-helix transcriptional regulator; the encoded protein is MPEYNEDVLPDIDLSTPSIAPCATIEGPEGAALVWMLRQSERALTATFDEACRSVGLRDVRDTLVLSVAGDGAGHTQTEIAQIVGLDKTTLGGIIDRLENDGLLVRTAHPSNRKVRIPTTTPAGAEVLAEANQLGQEAVETLMSSFSAPEIADLRSFLWRISSSPTP